In Clostridia bacterium, the genomic stretch GGCCGGCCCCTCCCCCGTTCAGCGAAAGGCGTGCGCGGCGCCGCAGGCGCCGCAGCGGAAGCCGGTGGGCGCGTCCACGAGCGCCTCGCGCTCGACGACCAAGCCGTGGCGCCGCACCAGCCGCGCTCCGCACGCGTCGCAACGCGTGTCCGTGTCGCCCGCGGTGGACGAGGCCGTGAGGTAGACGTACCGCAGGTGGCGCCGCGCCGCCTCTCTTGCGGCGGCGAGGGCCTCGCGCCGCATCGGCTCGCCGCCGCGACGGAAGTCAGGGTAGAAGCGGGGCAGGTGCAGGGGGATGTCGCGGCTCAGCCCGGCCAGCCACGCGGCGATGGCCTCCACCTCCTCAGGGTCGTCGAACTCGCCGGGGACGAGGAGCGTCGTCACCTCCACGTGCACACCGGCCCTGAACGCCGCCTCGATGGAAGCCCGCACGGGCCCGCTCCAGCCACCGAGCGCGCGGCCGTAGTACGCGTCGTCCAGGCCCTTGAGGTCGACGTTGACGGCGTCCGCGACGTCGAGAAGCTCCGTCCACGGCTCCGGTTCCGCGAAGCCGTTCGTCTTCAGCAGCACGGCGAATCCGAGGCGCCGGGCTTCCCGAGCGACATCGATCACGAACTCGAAGGACACGACGGGCTCCGTGAAGGTGAAGCAGACGGCATCCACCCGGGGGTCGGCGGCCCGCGCGGCGAGGGCGCGCTCCAGCACGTCCTCCGGCCGCACATCCGGCGCGGGCGACCCCGTCCCGGATGCCACGCCGTCCGTCTGGGAGATCGTCCAGTTCTGGCAGTAGTCGCAATGGAGGTTGCAGCCGAACGTGCCCACGGAGAGGCACAGGCGGCCCGGCCGGTAGTGGAAGAACGGCTTCTTTTCCACCGGCTCGACGGCCACCGCCGCCAGGCGGCCATAGCCGGCCGCCCACAGCCGCCCGCCCTCGTTCACGCGCACGCGGCAATCCCCGGCCTCGCCCGGGCGGACGAGGCAGCGCTTCGGGCAGAGGCGGCAGCGCGCCGTCCCGTCCTGCAGGGCCTCGGCGTGGCGGGCGAGGACGCGCATCGCGGTCACATCCCGTGACGCGGCCGGCGGCCGCGGGTAAAATGGAAACGCGTCGTCTATTACCTATTTATAATAGTGGGTCACAGACGCTCGTTCGAGACCAACGAAGGAGGACCTCATGTACCGCAAAGTCCTGGTGGCCAACCGCGGCGAGATCGCCGTACGCGTGCTGCGCGCCTGCCGCGAGCTCGGCATCCGCACCGTGGCCATCTACTCGGAAGCCGACAAGGACGCCTACCACGTCCAGTTCGCCGACGAAGCCTACCCGGTCGGCCCGGCCCCGGCCAGCCAGAGCTACCTGAACATCGCCGCGATCATCGACGTCGCCAGCCGCGCCGAGGTGGAAGCCATCCACCCGGGCTACGGGTTCCTCGCAGAGAATGCCCACTTCGCGGCCGTCTGCCGCACCTGGGGCATCGACTTCATCGGCCCCTCCCCCGAGGCCATCGAGCAGATGGGCGACAAGGCGCGCGCGAGAGAGCTCATGAAGCGTTCCGGGGTGCCCGTCATCCCGGGCAGCGAGGGCACGGTGCGCGGCCTTGAGGAGGCGCTGGCCGTGGCCCAGGAGATCGGCTTCCCCGTGCTCGTCAAGGCGGCGGCCGGGGGCGGCGGGCGCGGCATCCGCGTGGTCCACGACGCGAACGAGCTGAAGGCCGCGGTCGAGAGCGCGGAGCGCGAGGCCAAGTCCTCCTTCGGCAGCGGCGAGGTGTACGTGGAGAAGTACCTCGCCAGCCCGCGCCACATCGAGTTCCAGATCCTCGCCGACCGGCACGGCCACACCCTGAGCCTCTACGAGCGCGACTCCTCCATCCAGCGGCGGCGCCAGAAGATTGTCGAGGAGGCGCCGAGCCCCGTCCTGACGCCGGAGTTGCGCGCGCGCATGTCGGAGGCGGCCGTCCGCGCCGCCGAGGCCGTGAACTACACCGGCGCCGGCACCATCGAGTTCCTCGTCGAGGACGATCAGTTCTACTTCATCGAAATGAACACGCGCATCCAGGTGGAGCACCCGGTCACGGAGATGACGCTCGGCGTCGACATCGTCAAGGAGCAGATCCGCGTCGCCGCCGGGCAGGCGCTGCCCTTCCGGCAGGAGGACCTGAAGCCGCGCGGCTGGTCCATCGAGTTCCGCGTCAACGCGGAGGACCCCGACCGCAACTTCCTGCCTTCGCCGGGGACGATCACCCGCGTCCGCTGGCCGCACGGCCTTGGAGTGCGCGTCGACGAAGGCGTCACGGCCGGCTCGGTGGTGCAGCCGTTCTACGACTCTCTGCTCGCGAAGGTGATTGTCTGGGGAGCCGACCGCGAGGAGGCGCTGGCGCGGGCGCGGCGCGCCTTCCAGGAGTGCGAGATCGAGGGCGTGAAGACGACGATCCCGCTCTTCCGCCGCCTGCTCGACCACCCCGACTTCGTCGAGGGCCGCTACAGCACGCGGTGGCTTGAGGAGACGGCATTCGTCAATCGTTGACGGTCGTGCCCTGCGGAGCCGCGCCCATGAGGTACTGGGCCATGCCAAGGAAGACGGCGAACGCGACGCGCTGCTGGTACTCGGGCTGGGTCAGCAGCCGCGCCTCGTCCGGATTCGAAAGGAACCCGACCTCGACCGTGACCGCCGGGGCCGGCGCCTGCTTGAGGATCAGGTGGTTGATGTTGCCGTTGGCCCAGCGGTTCGTCGGCGTGAGCCGGCGCAGGGCGTCCTGGATCGCCACGGCGAGCCGCTTGCTCTCCTCGTGGTACTTGCCGTCGTAGAAGGCCTGCGCGCCGCGCCACGTGGGAGACGGGTAGGCGTTGCAGTGGATGCTGACGACGAGATCAGGCTGGAAGCGGTTCATCACTTCCACCCGCGCCCAGAGGTCCTTCACCTTGCGCTCGCGGTAGCGTTGCGCTGTCATGCCGGAGAGGTCGTTCCCGTCGGCGCGCGTCAGGAGCACCGTGGCGCCCGCGGCGCGCAGCATCTCCGCCAGCTTGAGCGAGATCTGAAGGGTGAGTTCGTCCTCCTCGATGCCGCCCGGCCCCAGGGCGCCCGGGTCGATGCCGCCGTGGCCGGGGTCGACGAGCACGCGCTTGCCGGCGAAGCTGCTGACGACGCCCTTGATGACGCGCGCCTCGGCCGCGCGCTCCATTCCGTACGCCGCGCTGCGGACGGCCGTGGCGAGCAGGAGGCACGCGCCGAAGACGGCGACCGCCTGCAGCCACGGCCGTGGAGCTTTGCCCGGGCGCGTGGCCGGGCCCGTCACCGCAGCCGCCCAGGCGCCCAGCCGGTCGCGCGCGCTCGGCCTGACTCGCCGCCACCCCGCCCTCACCCGCGACGCCCCTTTCCCCTCGCGCGGCGCGGGTCATCCCCGCTCCGCCGCCGTCCGGTTTGGGTGTATGCGGGTGCGTCAGGCGCCATGCCAGGCGATGCGCGGGCAGGCCGCAGCGCCGGTCGGGCGGGGGTTACGCGGGCGGGCCCTCCGGGCGTGGCCCGGTTCCGTCCTCGCCCCACCCGAGCCGGCGGAGGAGCCCCTCCTTCACGCGCGGCCACTCTTCGGGCAGGATCGAGAAGATCACGGTGTCGCGCAGGGTGCCGTCGCGTCGCACACGGTGGTTGCGCAGCGTGCCCTCATACTGCGCGCCGAGCTTGCGGATCGCGGCCTGCGAGCGCAGGTTCTTGACGTCCGTCTTCAGCGTCACGCGGTTCGCGCCCCACGCCTCGAACGCGTGCGCGAGCAGCAGGTACTTCGCCTCCGGGTTGACGCGCGTGCCCCACGCCTCGCGCGCGTACCACGTCCAGCCGATCTCCAGCGTGCGGTTCCGCCGGTCGATGTCCATGTACCGCGTGCTGCCCAGGATCTTGCCGTCCGCTTTCCGCACGACGGCGAACGGCTGCGCCACGCCGCGGGCTCGAGCCTCCAGGGCCTCGGCCACGAACTGGTCGACGGCCTCGGGCGAGGTCAGCTCAAGCGAAAGCCACTCGAAGATGCCGGCGTCCCCGCCCGCAGCCTCCAGAAGCCCGTCGCGATGGCGCGGCTCAAGCGGCTCCAAACGCAGCGCCGGGCCCTCCAGCCCGCTCGCGCCGGGCAGGTCCGGCGTTTCCTGAAGAGCATCCTTCTCGCCGGTCATGCGCGGGTTCTCCTCTCACGTCCTGAGTCCAGCGCTTTCATGTGGCGTGACGCTTTCCGTGCATGTGCGCCGCCACGGCCACGCTCCGCGCCCCCACGCGATCGGGCCCGCGCGGGCGCCTCATCCGCAGGGGCGTCACCGGATCGCGCGCAACAAAACGCGCCGGCCCGGGTGAACGGGCCGGCGCGAACCAAACGCCATGGCGCGATCGGCGCTCAGCGCTTCGAGAACTGCGGCGCCTTGCGCGCCTTCTTCAAGCCGTACTTGCGGCGTTCCTTCATCCGCGGGTCGCGGGTGAGGTAGCCCGCCTTCTTGAGCACCGGGCGCAGTTCCGCGTCGGCGCGCACGAGGGCGCGGGCAATCCCGTGCCGCACGGCGCCCGCCTGGCCGGAGATGCCGCCGCCGCACACGCGGACGAACACGTCGTACTTGCCGGCCGCGTCCACGGCGTGCAGGGGCTCCAACGCGGTCGCCTGGAGCGTCGGAACCTTGAAGTACTCCTCGATGGGCCGGTCGTTGACGATCACCCGGCCCTTGCCGGGCAGGAGCCGCACGCGCGCGACCGCCTCCTTGCGCCGACCGGTGCCCCAGTAGAACATCGTCGGGGACTTCAGCTTCGCCACACCTTCATCTCCTTACGCTTTCGCGCTCGCGATCCGTTCCCGCTCAGGCGCGAGCCTGCGGCAGCTCCAGCTTGACCGGCTTCTGCGCCTCATGCGGGTGCTGCGGTCCGGCGTAGACCTTGAGCTTGCGGAACATCTGCCGGCCGAGCGAGTTCCGCGGCAGCATGCCGCGCACCGCCTTCTCGATGACCCGCTCCGGGCGCGTGGCCAGGAACTTGGCGTAGTTCATGGCCTTGAGGCCCTCCGGCCAGTTCGAGTGGCGGTAGTACATCTTCTTTTGAAGCTTGTTGCCCGTCAACCGCACCTTGCTCGCGTTGATGACGATGACGTGGTCGCCGGTGTCGACGCTCGGCGTGTAGATGGGCTTGTGCTTGCCGCGCAAAATCCGCGCGACCTCGCTGGCCAGACGACCGAGGATCAGGCCGTCGGCGTCGATGACGTACCACTTGCGCTCAACCTGTTCGCCGTTGGCCTGGTAGGTCTTGTTGAAGTTCACGCTCATCGGCAAAAAACCTCCGTGTCTGAAACGGGGCCAAAACAGACAAAGCTATTCTAAAGAAGGGCACGGCAGGATGTCAATGAAATCGTGCCCGGTGACGGCGCCCCAATCGTACCGCACCTCGACGAGGCACAAGCCTCGCGCGGGCGCCGTCGGGCCGGCGGCCGGCGCGTCCGCCCGCCTCGCGGGGCCGTCGATCAGCGCGCGCACGGCGTCCGGCCGCATGGCCCCGCGTCCCACCTCGACCAGCGTTCCCACAAGCGCGCGCACCATCTTGTACAGGAAGCCGTCACCCTCCGCCCAGACCGTGATCAGCGGGCCGCGGCGCGCCAGCGACAGCTTGACCGTGCGCACGGTGTCCCGCACCGGCCGCCCCGCGCGGCCGAAGGCGGCGAAGTCGTGCCGGCCGGAGAGCAGGCGGGCGGCTTCGGCCATGGCGTCGACGTCCACCGGCCGCGCGTGCAGCCACGCGTAGCGCGACCAGAACGGGGGCACCGTCGCCTCGCACCAGAGGTTGTACACGTACGTCTTGCCCCGCGCGTCGAAGCGGGCGTGGAAGCCCGGCGGCACGGCCCGCGCCGCGCGCACGACGATGTCGTCCGGCAGCTGGGCGTTGAGCGCCAGGGGCAATCGCTCGAGGGGAATGCGGCACGGCACCCGGAACTGCACGGGCATGGCCGCCGCGTGCACGCCGGCATCCGTGCGGCCGGAGGGGATGGCGCGCGCGGGCGTCCCCGTGACGCGCGCCCAGGCGGCTTCGAGGCGCGCCTGCACCGTGTCCTCGCCCTTGCCCTGGAGCTGGAACCCCTGGTACCGCGTGCCCTCGAACGCGACCGTCAGCAGCACGCCATCCGTCACGGTCGCGACGTCCACGCCCTCGCACCTCCCCCGATGGCCCGCGGGCCGGCACGGGCGGGCGGCCGACCCGCGCACCGTCGCGTCCCGCGCCGCAGCGGCGCCTTACGCCGGCCCCGCTCCTCGCGCCGCCAGCGCCCACGCCGCGAGCGCCGCCAGCGCCGCCAGCGCGAGCCAGTCGCGCGCCCCCATGCGCGTCTCGCGGTAACGCGTGCGCGCCTCGCCGCCCGCGTACGCGCGGGCTTCCATGGCGAGCGCCAGGTCCTCCGCGCGCCGGAACGCCGCGACGAAGAGCGGCACGAGCACCGGCACCAGGGCCTGGGCGCGCCGCCAGAGCGAGCCCGACTCGAAGTCCGCGCCGCGGGACGCCTGCGCCTTCATGATGCGGTCGGCTTCGTCAAAGATCGTCGGAATGAAGCGCAGCGCGATGGACATCATGAGCGCCAGCTCGTGCACCGGGAAGCGGACGCGCTTCAGCGGCGTCAAAAGGCGCTCCAGCGCGTCCGTCAGCAGGAGCGGCGAGGTCGTCATGGTGAGGAGCGTCGTCGCCCACACGAGCAGCAGGAGGCGAACGCCCAGCGCGGCCGCGATCGCCAGCCCCGGACGCGTGAGCGCCAAAGGTCCGACGCGCGCCAGCGCCTCTCCGGGGACGGAGAACGCGTTGATCGCCGACGTGATCAACACGAGCACGAGAATCGGCCGCAGGCCGCGCCACAGGGCGTCCAGCCGCGCCCGCGCGGCCACGGTGGCCGCCGCCAGCAGCGCGGCGATCGCCCCGTAGACGGCTCCGGACGACGTCACAAACAGCGCCAGGATCAGGAGCGCCAGCCCGACGAGCTTCGTGCGCGCGTCCAGCCGGTGCAGGGCCGTGTCCCCGGCCACGTACTGGCCCAGCGTGACGGCCTTCACGCCTGCGCCTCCCCCGGTCGCGCCGGGCGCCGGCCGCCACGGGGTTGCCCATCCGGCCCGGCGGCCGCCCCGCCCGCGCCGTGGCGCGCGCCGTCACGGGCACGCCACGCGGCGGCCACGCGCGCCCGCGCCTCGTCCAGCGTCAGCGCGTCCGCGCGCACGGGCCAGCCGCACGCCGCAAGCCCGCGCAGGAACGCCGTCGCCGGCGGGGGCTCGAGGCCCCACTGGCGGAGGTCGGCCCGCGCGAACACTTCGCGCGGTGGACCGTCGGCCACGACTTCGCCGCGGTGCAACACCACCATGCGGTCCACGAGCGTGGCCATCTCGTCCATCGCGTGCGAAACGTACACGAGGGTGCGCGGCCGCGATCCGCCGCGCTGCCAGCGCCCGATGAAGTCGAGCAGCGCCTCGCGCCCCTGCGGGTCGAGACCGGCCGTGGGCTCGTCCAGCACGAGGATGTCGGGATCGATCGCCAGCACGCCGGCCAGCGCCACCCGCCGCATCTGGCCGCCGGAGAGCTGGAACGGCGAGCGGCGCGCCAGCGCCGGGTCGAGGCCGACGTCCTGCATGGCCCGTCTCACGCGCGCCTGCACCTCGTCCTCCGGAAGGCCCAGGTTGCGGGGCCCGTACGCGATATCGTCCGCGACCGTCTCCTCGAACAGCTGCGTCTCCGGGTACTGGAAGACGATGCCCACCTTGCGCCGCAGCTCGCGGCGCGCCCGTGCGCGGGCCGCACGCGAGAGGCCGGGCGCGCACGGGTCGATGCCGTCGACGACGACCCGGCCCTCCGTCGGCGAGAGCAGGCCGTTGAAGTGAAGGGCGAGCGTCGTCTTGCCGGAGCCGGTCGCGCCCGCCAGGCCGACGCGCTCGCCGTCGGCGATCGAGAGCGAGATCTCCCGCAGCGCCGGGGGCGAGTCGCGGTCGGCCGGGTCGTACCGGTAGGTCAGGCGCTCGACCACAATCGGCACAGGGCCTCCACCAACCCTTCGATGGTGTGCGCCGGGACGGCGGCCGGCTCCCCGAGCGGAACGCCGTCGGCTCGCAGCCGCTCCGCGAGGACCACCGAGTGCGGCGGGGCGAGGCCCCACCGGCGCAAGTCCTCCGCGCGCGTCAGGACGTCCACGGGGGGCCCGTCCGCCACCACGCGGCCCTGGTGCAGCACGACGACGCGGTCGGCCAGGGCCGCCTCGGCCATGTCGTGCGTGATCCACACCACGGACAGCCCTGTCGATCGCCGCAGTTCCGACACCGTGCGGATCACGTCGCCGCGCCCGACCGGGTCCAGCATGGATGTCGCCTCGTCGAAGACGATCGCCTCCGGCTCCATCGCGAGGGCCCCGGCGATCGCGAGCCGCTGCTTCTGCCCGCCGGAGAGCTGCGAGGGCGCCCTGCCGGACAGCTCCGCGAGGCCGGTCGCTTCGAGCGCCCGGCGCACCCGCCGCCGGATCTCTTCCGGCGGCAGGCCGAGGTTCTCCGGCCCGAAGGCCACGTCGTCCTCGACGACCGGCGCCACGATCTGGTTGTCCGGGTTCTGGAAGACGAGGCCGACGCGCCGCCGGATCTCCCGCAGGTGGCGCGGCTCGCTGGTCAGCAGGCCGGCGACGCGCACCGTGCCGGCTTCCGGCACGAGCAGCCCGTTCAGGCAGCGCGCGAGCGTGGACTTGCCGGAGCCATTGCTCCCCAGAACGGCCAACCACTCGCCGCGCGCCACGCGCAGGTCGACATGCGACAAGGCCTGCACGCCGCTCCCGTGCGGGTCGGGGTAGCGGTAGTGCAGGCCTACGACCTCGATGAGCGGGGCGTCCACGCGCTCAGACGAGCTCAAGGCGGACCATCGGCGCGGCGTCGCCGCGGCGCGGCCCCAGCTTGACGATCCGCGTGTAGCCGCCCGGCCGGTCCTTGTACCGCGGCGCGATGTTGTCGAAGAGCTTTTTCAGCACGTCCTCGTCCAGGAGGAACGCGGCCGCCTGGCGACGGGCGTGCAGGTCGCCGCGCTTCGCGTTCGTGATCAGCTTCTCGGCGATCGCGTTGACCTCGCTGGCCTTGGCCTCCGTCGTGATGATCGCTTCCTTGTCCAGGAGGGAGGTGACGAGGCTGCGGAACAAGGCGCGGCGCGCGTCCTTCGGACGGCCGAGTTTGGCGTATGGCATCGGGTGTCCCTCCTCCGCTGTCGCGCGGGTCGAACGCGCGGTCTAGTCTTCGCTCTGCCGGAGGCTCAAGCCGAGCGCGGCGAGCTTCTCCTGCACTTCCTCAAGCGACTTCTTCCCGAGGTTGCGGACCTTCATCATGTCCTCGGGCGTCTTCGCGACGAGCTCGCCGATGGTGTTGATGCCCGCCCGCTTCAGGCAGTTGTACGAGCGCACGGAGAGTTCGAGCTCGTCGATGCTCTGGCTGAGAAGGCGGTCGCGCTCGTCGCCTTCCTTCTCCACCATGATCTCGACGTTGCCGACCTTGTCGGTCAAGCCGATGAAGAGGTTCAGGTGCTCCGCCAGGATCTTCGCGGCGAAGCTGGCCGCCTCATCCGGCGCGATGGTGCCGTTGGTCCAGATGTCGAGCGTGAGCCGGTCGTAGTTGGTGACCTGGCCGACGCGCGTGTCCGTGACCTGGTAGTTCACGCGCCGAATGGGCGAGAAGATCGAGTCGATCGGGATCACGCCGATCGGCTGGTCGGGCCGCTTGTTGCGGTCCGCCGGCACGTAGCCCCGTCCACGCTCGACCGTCATCTCCATGGCGAGGCGGCCGTTCTTGTCGAGCGTGGCGATGTGATGATCCGGGTTGACGATCTCGATGTCCGGCCCCGTCTGGATGTCCGCAGCCGTGACCTCGCCCTCGCCCTCCGCCTCGATGCGCATGACCTGCGGCCCGTCGCCGTGCATCTTGATCGCGAGACCCTTGATGTTGAGGATGATGTCCGTCACGTCCTCCAGCACGCCCGGAAGGCTGGAGAATTCGTGAAGAACCCCGTCGATCTTCACGGACGTCACCGCGGCGCCCGGCAGCGAGGACAGGAGAATGCGACGCAGCGAATTGCCCAGCGTCGTCCCGTAGCCGCGCTCCAGCGGTTCGACCACGAACCGGCCGTAACGATCGTCAGGGGATTTCTCCACACACTCGATGTTGGGGCGTTCCATCTCGACAGTCGCCACATGAATTCCCCCCTGGGCGCAACTCTTTCGCAACCTCGCGGAGGACGCAGCTTAACGCGAGTAGTGCTCGACGATCAGGCTCTCCTGCACCGGCGCGTCGATCTCTTCGCGCAACGGCAGGCGCAGCACTTCGCCCCGGAGCTGCTCGCGGTTGGACGACAGCCACTCCGGCACGCTGGCGTCCACCGCGCCCTGCATGACGTCCTTGAAGAACGGCAGGTCGCGGCTGCGCTCGCGCACCTCGATGACGTCGCCCGGCCGCACCAGGTAGGAGGGGACGTTGACCTTGCGGCCGTTGACGCTGAAGTGGCCGTGCAGCACCAGCTGGCGCGCGTGACGGCGCGAAAGGGCGAACCCCAGACGGTACACGACGTTGTCGAGACGCGACTCCAGGATCTGCAACAGGCGTTCGCCCGTGACGCCCTTCGCGCGCTCCGCCCGCTCCACGTAGTTGCGGAACTGGCGCTCAAGGACGCCGTAGAAGCGGCGCGCCTTCTGCTTTTCGCGCAAGTGCAGGCCGTAGTCCGACAGCTTCCGGCGGGTCAGGCCGTGCTGCCCCGGCGGAACGGCCTTCTTTTCGATCGGGCACTTGGGCGTGTAGCAGCGCTGGCCCTTCAGGAACAGCTTCTGGCCCTCGCGGCGGCACAGGCGGCAGACCGGCCCAGTGTAACGTGCCATGGGTTCACCCCCTTATACGCGGCGCCGCTTGGGCGGGCGGCAACCGTTGTGTGGAATCGGCGTGACGTCCTTGATGACGCTGACTTCCAGGCCCGCAGCCTGAAGCGCGCGGATGGCGGCCTCGCGCCCCGCGCCGGGCCCCTTCACGTACACCTCGACTTCGCGCATGCCGGCGTCCATCGCCGCGCGCGCGGCGCGTTCGGCCGCCAGCTGCGCGGCGAACGGCGTCCCCTTCTTCGATCCTTTGAAACCCTGCGTCCCGGCGGTGCCCCAGGAAATCGTGTTACCCGCCGGATCGGTGATCGTCACGATGGTGTTGTTGAACGTGGAACGGATGTGCGCGATGCCGCGATCGACGTGGCGGCGCTCGCGCTTACGTGCCCGTGTTCCGCGCGGCTTTGCCATTCGCGTGATACCCCTCCGGATCGGCACGGGCTTCGCCGTACCGTGAATTCGTGGCGCGTTGCAAGTCGCTTCCAGAATGCCGTGATGCCAACGGCCGCGCCCGGGCGGTGGGGAGCCGCGGCAGCCGCGGAGAAACGCGACGCCCCACGAGTCCATAAGCGCAGCAAAGGGGCCGCCAAAGACGGCCATAAAGATATTTTATGCGAGGCTCACGGAAATTGCCAGCATAAAATGGCGGTGCCCTTACTTCTTGCGCTTCGCGCCCACCGTCCGCCGCGGGCCCTTCCGCGTGCGGGCGTTCGTCTTGGTGCGCTGGCCGCGGACGGGCAGCCCCCGCCGGTGGCGCAGGCCGCGATAGCAGCCGATGTCGATGAGGCGCTTGATGTTGCGCTGGACCTCGGCGCGCAGGTCGCCTTCCACCTTGTAGTCGCGGTCGATGACCTCGCGCAGCTTCGCGACCTCTTCCTCCGTCAGGTCGCGGACGCGCGTGTCCGGATTGATGCCCGTGCGGCGCAGGATCTCCCGCGAGCGGGACCAGCCGATGCCGTAGATGTACGGCAGCGCCGCCTCGATGCGCTTGTCGCGCGGCAGGTCGACTCCAGCGATGCGTGCCATGCCTTCACCCCGCCTCCTTCGTCAGCCCTGAACCTGCTTGTGCTTCGGGTTCTCGCAGATGACCATGACCTTGCCGTGACGCTTGATCACTTTGCACTTCTCACAGATCTTCTTGACCGAAGGCCGGACTTTCATGGTGCGCCTCCCATC encodes the following:
- a CDS encoding DNA-directed RNA polymerase subunit alpha; its protein translation is MERPNIECVEKSPDDRYGRFVVEPLERGYGTTLGNSLRRILLSSLPGAAVTSVKIDGVLHEFSSLPGVLEDVTDIILNIKGLAIKMHGDGPQVMRIEAEGEGEVTAADIQTGPDIEIVNPDHHIATLDKNGRLAMEMTVERGRGYVPADRNKRPDQPIGVIPIDSIFSPIRRVNYQVTDTRVGQVTNYDRLTLDIWTNGTIAPDEAASFAAKILAEHLNLFIGLTDKVGNVEIMVEKEGDERDRLLSQSIDELELSVRSYNCLKRAGINTIGELVAKTPEDMMKVRNLGKKSLEEVQEKLAALGLSLRQSED
- the accC gene encoding acetyl-CoA carboxylase biotin carboxylase subunit — its product is MYRKVLVANRGEIAVRVLRACRELGIRTVAIYSEADKDAYHVQFADEAYPVGPAPASQSYLNIAAIIDVASRAEVEAIHPGYGFLAENAHFAAVCRTWGIDFIGPSPEAIEQMGDKARARELMKRSGVPVIPGSEGTVRGLEEALAVAQEIGFPVLVKAAAGGGGRGIRVVHDANELKAAVESAEREAKSSFGSGEVYVEKYLASPRHIEFQILADRHGHTLSLYERDSSIQRRRQKIVEEAPSPVLTPELRARMSEAAVRAAEAVNYTGAGTIEFLVEDDQFYFIEMNTRIQVEHPVTEMTLGVDIVKEQIRVAAGQALPFRQEDLKPRGWSIEFRVNAEDPDRNFLPSPGTITRVRWPHGLGVRVDEGVTAGSVVQPFYDSLLAKVIVWGADREEALARARRAFQECEIEGVKTTIPLFRRLLDHPDFVEGRYSTRWLEETAFVNR
- a CDS encoding energy-coupling factor transporter ATPase, which codes for MDAPLIEVVGLHYRYPDPHGSGVQALSHVDLRVARGEWLAVLGSNGSGKSTLARCLNGLLVPEAGTVRVAGLLTSEPRHLREIRRRVGLVFQNPDNQIVAPVVEDDVAFGPENLGLPPEEIRRRVRRALEATGLAELSGRAPSQLSGGQKQRLAIAGALAMEPEAIVFDEATSMLDPVGRGDVIRTVSELRRSTGLSVVWITHDMAEAALADRVVVLHQGRVVADGPPVDVLTRAEDLRRWGLAPPHSVVLAERLRADGVPLGEPAAVPAHTIEGLVEALCRLWSSA
- a CDS encoding GNAT family N-acetyltransferase translates to MTGEKDALQETPDLPGASGLEGPALRLEPLEPRHRDGLLEAAGGDAGIFEWLSLELTSPEAVDQFVAEALEARARGVAQPFAVVRKADGKILGSTRYMDIDRRNRTLEIGWTWYAREAWGTRVNPEAKYLLLAHAFEAWGANRVTLKTDVKNLRSQAAIRKLGAQYEGTLRNHRVRRDGTLRDTVIFSILPEEWPRVKEGLLRRLGWGEDGTGPRPEGPPA
- the rpsI gene encoding 30S ribosomal protein S9, with the translated sequence MFYWGTGRRKEAVARVRLLPGKGRVIVNDRPIEEYFKVPTLQATALEPLHAVDAAGKYDVFVRVCGGGISGQAGAVRHGIARALVRADAELRPVLKKAGYLTRDPRMKERRKYGLKKARKAPQFSKR
- a CDS encoding energy-coupling factor transporter transmembrane protein EcfT, producing MKAVTLGQYVAGDTALHRLDARTKLVGLALLILALFVTSSGAVYGAIAALLAAATVAARARLDALWRGLRPILVLVLITSAINAFSVPGEALARVGPLALTRPGLAIAAALGVRLLLLVWATTLLTMTTSPLLLTDALERLLTPLKRVRFPVHELALMMSIALRFIPTIFDEADRIMKAQASRGADFESGSLWRRAQALVPVLVPLFVAAFRRAEDLALAMEARAYAGGEARTRYRETRMGARDWLALAALAALAAWALAARGAGPA
- a CDS encoding energy-coupling factor transporter ATPase — encoded protein: MPIVVERLTYRYDPADRDSPPALREISLSIADGERVGLAGATGSGKTTLALHFNGLLSPTEGRVVVDGIDPCAPGLSRAARARARRELRRKVGIVFQYPETQLFEETVADDIAYGPRNLGLPEDEVQARVRRAMQDVGLDPALARRSPFQLSGGQMRRVALAGVLAIDPDILVLDEPTAGLDPQGREALLDFIGRWQRGGSRPRTLVYVSHAMDEMATLVDRMVVLHRGEVVADGPPREVFARADLRQWGLEPPPATAFLRGLAACGWPVRADALTLDEARARVAAAWRARDGARHGAGGAAAGPDGQPRGGRRPARPGEAQA
- a CDS encoding N-acetylmuramoyl-L-alanine amidase; translation: MRAGWRRVRPSARDRLGAWAAAVTGPATRPGKAPRPWLQAVAVFGACLLLATAVRSAAYGMERAAEARVIKGVVSSFAGKRVLVDPGHGGIDPGALGPGGIEEDELTLQISLKLAEMLRAAGATVLLTRADGNDLSGMTAQRYRERKVKDLWARVEVMNRFQPDLVVSIHCNAYPSPTWRGAQAFYDGKYHEESKRLAVAIQDALRRLTPTNRWANGNINHLILKQAPAPAVTVEVGFLSNPDEARLLTQPEYQQRVAFAVFLGMAQYLMGAAPQGTTVND
- the rplQ gene encoding 50S ribosomal protein L17 encodes the protein MPYAKLGRPKDARRALFRSLVTSLLDKEAIITTEAKASEVNAIAEKLITNAKRGDLHARRQAAAFLLDEDVLKKLFDNIAPRYKDRPGGYTRIVKLGPRRGDAAPMVRLELV
- the amrS gene encoding AmmeMemoRadiSam system radical SAM enzyme; its protein translation is MRVLARHAEALQDGTARCRLCPKRCLVRPGEAGDCRVRVNEGGRLWAAGYGRLAAVAVEPVEKKPFFHYRPGRLCLSVGTFGCNLHCDYCQNWTISQTDGVASGTGSPAPDVRPEDVLERALAARAADPRVDAVCFTFTEPVVSFEFVIDVAREARRLGFAVLLKTNGFAEPEPWTELLDVADAVNVDLKGLDDAYYGRALGGWSGPVRASIEAAFRAGVHVEVTTLLVPGEFDDPEEVEAIAAWLAGLSRDIPLHLPRFYPDFRRGGEPMRREALAAAREAARRHLRYVYLTASSTAGDTDTRCDACGARLVRRHGLVVEREALVDAPTGFRCGACGAAHAFR
- the truA gene encoding tRNA pseudouridine(38-40) synthase TruA, with protein sequence MLLTVAFEGTRYQGFQLQGKGEDTVQARLEAAWARVTGTPARAIPSGRTDAGVHAAAMPVQFRVPCRIPLERLPLALNAQLPDDIVVRAARAVPPGFHARFDARGKTYVYNLWCEATVPPFWSRYAWLHARPVDVDAMAEAARLLSGRHDFAAFGRAGRPVRDTVRTVKLSLARRGPLITVWAEGDGFLYKMVRALVGTLVEVGRGAMRPDAVRALIDGPARRADAPAAGPTAPARGLCLVEVRYDWGAVTGHDFIDILPCPSLE
- the rplM gene encoding 50S ribosomal protein L13; this translates as MSVNFNKTYQANGEQVERKWYVIDADGLILGRLASEVARILRGKHKPIYTPSVDTGDHVIVINASKVRLTGNKLQKKMYYRHSNWPEGLKAMNYAKFLATRPERVIEKAVRGMLPRNSLGRQMFRKLKVYAGPQHPHEAQKPVKLELPQARA